The following coding sequences lie in one Aureimonas sp. AU20 genomic window:
- a CDS encoding LacI family DNA-binding transcriptional regulator, whose protein sequence is MADGSQTESLADSPAAGSARITIRDVASAAGVSVATASKALNERGRMMPETRERVQAAAERLGFRPNAMARALVSQRSFTLGLLTNDSYGRFTLPVAAGLSSAMTDRGVSVFLCPVEDDPERARISLDALTDKQIDGLVIAGRRIDRTLPLDLSVLRLPVVHVVSACPEGGVGFVPDDEGGAHLAVSHLARLGRRRIAHVTGPRSFSAVALREEGWRRALSEAGLPRLGEALSGEWSEQFGYETGQRLFGPETEAKHRPDAVFCGNDQIARGLIDALTLMGLRVPQDVAVVGFDNWEPFAQATRPPLTTVDMELKDLGRQAGLTLLDMIDRKPVEPGLRRLPCRLVTRRSCGVADDRERPMDWANGG, encoded by the coding sequence ATGGCGGATGGTTCGCAAACCGAGAGTCTGGCGGATAGCCCTGCGGCGGGGTCGGCGCGCATCACCATTCGGGATGTGGCGTCGGCGGCGGGCGTCTCGGTCGCCACGGCCTCGAAGGCGCTGAACGAGCGGGGCCGCATGATGCCGGAAACGCGGGAGCGGGTGCAGGCGGCGGCGGAGCGACTGGGGTTTCGGCCGAACGCCATGGCGCGCGCGCTGGTTTCGCAGCGCTCCTTCACGCTCGGCCTCCTCACCAACGACTCCTACGGCCGCTTCACGCTGCCGGTGGCGGCGGGCCTGTCGTCGGCCATGACCGATCGCGGCGTCTCGGTGTTCCTGTGTCCGGTCGAGGACGACCCGGAGCGCGCGCGCATCAGCCTGGATGCGCTGACCGACAAGCAGATCGACGGGCTGGTGATCGCCGGACGGCGGATCGACCGGACCCTGCCGCTCGACCTCTCGGTCCTGCGCCTGCCCGTGGTGCATGTCGTCTCGGCCTGCCCGGAGGGGGGCGTCGGCTTCGTGCCGGACGACGAGGGCGGGGCGCATCTGGCGGTGTCGCATCTCGCCCGGCTGGGGCGGCGGCGGATCGCCCATGTCACCGGCCCAAGGAGCTTTTCCGCCGTGGCCCTGCGCGAGGAGGGCTGGCGGCGGGCGCTTTCCGAGGCGGGTCTCCCACGCCTCGGCGAGGCGCTGTCCGGGGAATGGTCGGAGCAATTCGGCTACGAGACCGGACAGCGCCTCTTCGGACCCGAAACGGAGGCCAAGCACCGCCCCGACGCCGTGTTCTGCGGCAACGACCAGATCGCGCGCGGGCTGATCGACGCCCTAACGCTCATGGGTCTGCGGGTGCCGCAGGATGTCGCCGTGGTCGGCTTCGACAATTGGGAGCCGTTCGCGCAGGCCACGCGCCCGCCGCTGACGACGGTCGACATGGAGCTCAAGGATCTCGGCCGGCAGGCCGGGCTGACGCTTCTCGATATGATCGATCGGAAGCCGGTGGAGCCGGGCCTCCGGCGCCTCCCCTGCCGGCTGGTGACCCGCCGATCCTGCGGCGTCGCGGACGATCGGGAACGCCCGATGGACTGGGCGAACGGCGGATAG
- a CDS encoding carbohydrate ABC transporter permease, with protein MTLALPSEARTDRPVARRPAKNRPMRVLFHVTGVLCAALFLAPIAFVVLGSLRSASETVRPPLPPWPEGEPSLASYARLDAFGDGILTYAGNSLFVALGTTVLTILVSVLAGYGFSRHRFPMKGFAFVLILSTIMIPFQSILTPLFLILAKLGLQNTLSGLVLIYTTLQLPFSVFMMRNAFDAVPKEIEEAARIEGVTGLRLLVFVMGPLVLPGIVTVGLFAFLNAWNEFLAALVLLTDQSKFTLPVLMTAVRSGHYGAVDWGAVQAGVTVMMIPCLLLFLILQRFYIRGLTAGAVK; from the coding sequence ATGACCCTCGCCCTTCCCTCCGAGGCACGAACTGACCGTCCGGTCGCTCGGCGTCCGGCCAAGAACCGGCCGATGCGCGTTCTCTTCCATGTGACGGGCGTTCTCTGCGCGGCCCTGTTCCTGGCGCCGATCGCCTTCGTGGTGCTGGGCTCGCTGCGCTCGGCCAGCGAGACGGTGCGCCCGCCCCTGCCGCCCTGGCCGGAAGGGGAGCCAAGCCTTGCCAGCTATGCCCGGCTCGACGCCTTCGGCGACGGCATCCTGACCTATGCCGGCAACAGTCTCTTCGTGGCGCTCGGCACCACGGTGCTGACCATCCTGGTCTCGGTGCTGGCGGGCTACGGCTTCTCGCGTCACCGCTTCCCGATGAAGGGCTTCGCCTTCGTCCTGATCCTGTCGACGATCATGATCCCTTTCCAGTCGATCCTGACGCCGCTCTTCCTGATCCTCGCCAAGCTCGGCCTGCAGAACACGCTGAGCGGCCTGGTGCTCATCTACACGACGCTGCAACTGCCCTTCTCCGTCTTCATGATGCGCAACGCCTTCGACGCCGTACCGAAAGAGATCGAGGAGGCGGCCAGGATCGAGGGCGTCACTGGGCTGCGGCTGCTCGTCTTCGTCATGGGCCCGCTCGTTCTGCCGGGCATCGTCACCGTCGGCCTCTTCGCCTTCCTGAACGCCTGGAACGAGTTCCTCGCCGCGCTCGTGCTGCTCACCGACCAGTCCAAGTTCACGCTGCCCGTCCTGATGACGGCGGTGCGCTCGGGCCACTACGGCGCGGTGGACTGGGGCGCGGTGCAAGCCGGCGTCACCGTCATGATGATCCCCTGCCTCCTTCTCTTCCTCATTCTCCAGCGCTTCTACATCCGCGGCCTGACGGCCGGGGCCGTGAAGTGA
- a CDS encoding carbohydrate ABC transporter permease yields MSVASHPSTSLSPGLPRAAAKPRRKRRRDLSGLLYVAPAMVLVLVFFALPLGMTAWMSLHNWPLLGVPRWVGTANYKALWNDRNFWNALGFTARYTAAATLGLLGVGLALALLVEKPRRFAGVYRTAFFLPVVIGFASASLLWAWLSNVDSGLFSPLMERLGLTAGRINILATFEPAFWSVTAMVIWKMAGFYMVILMSGLQSIPADFSEAARIDGTSALQRFRHITLPLVRRPFALALILCVSGSMLAFDQFYIILAGGPQNRTVTAVYWIFSQSFVSFRLGYGAALSMVLLAILLILSLIQLRLLSDREDAR; encoded by the coding sequence ATGTCGGTCGCCAGCCATCCCTCGACCTCGCTTTCCCCCGGCCTGCCGCGCGCCGCAGCCAAGCCTCGCCGCAAGCGTCGGCGCGACCTGTCCGGTCTTCTCTACGTCGCCCCGGCCATGGTGCTGGTTCTCGTCTTCTTCGCGCTGCCGCTCGGCATGACGGCCTGGATGTCGCTGCACAACTGGCCGCTTCTCGGCGTGCCGCGCTGGGTCGGCACCGCCAACTACAAGGCGCTCTGGAACGATCGCAACTTCTGGAACGCGCTCGGCTTCACCGCTCGCTACACGGCGGCGGCGACGCTCGGCCTCCTCGGCGTCGGCCTCGCCCTGGCGCTTCTGGTGGAGAAGCCGCGACGCTTCGCGGGCGTCTATCGCACCGCTTTCTTCCTGCCGGTGGTGATCGGCTTCGCCTCGGCGAGCCTTCTCTGGGCCTGGCTCTCCAATGTCGACAGCGGCCTCTTCTCGCCGCTGATGGAGCGGCTGGGGCTCACCGCCGGGCGGATCAACATCCTCGCCACCTTCGAGCCGGCCTTCTGGTCCGTCACCGCCATGGTGATCTGGAAAATGGCGGGCTTCTACATGGTGATCCTGATGAGCGGGCTGCAGTCGATCCCCGCCGACTTCAGCGAGGCTGCGCGGATCGACGGGACGAGCGCGCTCCAGCGCTTCCGCCACATCACCCTGCCGCTGGTGCGCCGGCCCTTCGCGCTGGCGCTCATTCTCTGCGTGTCGGGCTCCATGCTGGCCTTCGATCAGTTCTACATCATCCTGGCCGGCGGCCCGCAGAACCGGACGGTCACTGCGGTCTACTGGATCTTCTCGCAGTCCTTCGTCTCGTTCCGCCTCGGCTATGGCGCGGCCCTGTCCATGGTGCTGCTCGCGATCCTCCTGATCCTCAGCCTCATCCAGCTCCGGCTCCTCAGCGACCGGGAGGACGCCCGATGA
- a CDS encoding EAL domain-containing protein yields the protein MLLTRLATQHSVGFVLAAVFICLAAGWLLADLSARVAEASGVVRRRWQLGVAVVAGLGVWTTHFVAMLGYRPDMLLSYEIWTTAASALLAIALTGGPLALSAGATDWRARALWGGLAGAGIAAMHYSGMQALEGCLQVRAPGLSLVAGLIGILSLAGARGAPRLARSRLATCLLFTFAVGGMHFLAIGGTELVVQEGADIAGDNKIVLSVFTSAGAAILFLGAFATILTARRFEAQEKAHSAVLSTALENMSNGLVYLDQWGRVQLYNRRYLEIYGFEIGLSLKGMTAHEIVEAVGDRHDWSAERREKARGRLLEWERVDSFSTIDYEMDDGRIMQVEIRPVSRGGMVVTFDDVTGERQAQRRIEELAFLDPLTKLPNRRALNARIERDYHPRQWFKLLLIDLDRFKPVNDTYGHGVGDLLLIQVATRLSEIVGPEGFVARLGGDELAILIQGDLDKAKAVAEQVIEVLAFPFQIGELTITIGCSIGLCCTDDARDATELMQFADIALYESKRNGRGRLSCYTTGMMEAMSERVQIEADMRLAIERGEMHLAYQPVLALSENRVIGYEALIRWDHPLLGPVSPARFIPLAEETGQILAIGAWVLREACRQVAALPDEAYVAVNVSAVQFRSPLLLSHLTTALATSGLPPHRLEIELTETAIVEDGRKIVEILSAIRQLGVSIAMDDFGTGYSSLSHLRDFPLDRIKIDRSFVATAEEDRHSRVVIEGITQIAHQLGIAILAEGVETPSQLDFLRSIGCEAVQGYLIGRPVRMLETESALALSA from the coding sequence CCGATATGCTGCTGAGCTACGAGATCTGGACCACGGCGGCCTCGGCGCTCCTGGCCATCGCGCTGACAGGCGGCCCCCTTGCCTTGTCCGCCGGCGCGACGGACTGGCGGGCGCGCGCGCTCTGGGGCGGCCTTGCGGGTGCAGGCATCGCGGCCATGCATTACTCGGGAATGCAGGCGCTGGAGGGCTGTCTTCAAGTGCGCGCGCCGGGGCTCAGCCTCGTCGCCGGGCTGATCGGCATTCTGTCGCTGGCGGGCGCGCGCGGCGCCCCTCGCCTCGCCCGTTCGCGGCTCGCGACCTGTCTTCTCTTCACTTTCGCTGTCGGCGGCATGCATTTCCTCGCCATCGGCGGAACCGAGCTTGTGGTTCAGGAGGGCGCCGACATCGCGGGCGACAACAAGATCGTGCTCAGCGTCTTTACCTCGGCCGGTGCGGCGATCCTGTTTCTCGGCGCCTTCGCCACGATCCTGACGGCGCGCCGCTTCGAGGCGCAGGAAAAGGCGCACTCGGCCGTCTTGTCGACGGCGCTGGAGAACATGTCGAACGGGCTGGTCTATCTCGACCAGTGGGGCCGGGTTCAGCTCTACAACCGCCGCTATCTCGAAATCTACGGGTTCGAGATCGGCCTGTCGCTCAAGGGCATGACCGCGCACGAGATCGTCGAGGCGGTGGGCGACCGGCACGACTGGAGCGCGGAGCGTCGTGAGAAGGCACGCGGGCGCCTCTTGGAATGGGAAAGGGTCGATAGCTTTTCCACGATCGACTACGAAATGGACGATGGCCGGATCATGCAGGTCGAAATCCGTCCGGTCTCGCGCGGCGGCATGGTCGTGACCTTCGACGACGTGACGGGCGAGCGCCAGGCCCAGCGGCGCATCGAGGAACTGGCCTTCCTCGACCCCTTGACCAAGCTGCCCAACCGGCGCGCCCTCAACGCACGCATCGAGCGGGACTATCATCCCCGCCAGTGGTTCAAGCTGCTGCTCATCGATCTCGACCGGTTCAAGCCGGTGAACGACACCTATGGGCACGGGGTCGGCGATCTCCTCCTGATCCAGGTCGCCACGCGGCTGAGCGAAATCGTCGGGCCGGAGGGCTTCGTCGCGCGCCTGGGCGGCGACGAGCTGGCGATCCTGATCCAGGGAGATCTCGACAAGGCGAAGGCGGTGGCGGAACAGGTGATCGAGGTGCTCGCCTTCCCCTTCCAGATCGGCGAGCTGACGATCACCATCGGCTGCAGCATCGGCCTCTGCTGCACGGACGACGCGCGCGACGCGACGGAACTGATGCAGTTCGCCGACATCGCGCTCTACGAATCCAAGCGGAACGGGCGCGGGCGCCTCAGCTGCTATACGACCGGCATGATGGAGGCCATGTCCGAGCGCGTGCAGATCGAGGCCGACATGCGCCTGGCGATCGAGCGCGGCGAGATGCATCTGGCCTACCAGCCGGTGCTGGCACTTAGCGAGAACCGGGTGATCGGCTACGAGGCACTGATCCGCTGGGACCACCCACTGCTCGGCCCCGTCTCGCCCGCACGCTTCATCCCTCTCGCGGAGGAAACCGGCCAGATCCTGGCGATCGGCGCGTGGGTGCTGCGGGAGGCGTGCCGGCAGGTAGCGGCCCTTCCGGACGAGGCCTATGTCGCGGTCAACGTGTCGGCCGTGCAGTTCCGCTCGCCGCTGCTCCTCTCGCACCTGACGACGGCTCTCGCCACCAGCGGCCTGCCGCCGCACCGGCTGGAGATCGAGCTGACGGAAACAGCGATCGTCGAGGACGGGCGCAAGATTGTCGAAATCCTGTCGGCCATCCGCCAGCTCGGCGTGTCGATCGCCATGGACGATTTCGGCACGGGCTATTCCTCGCTGTCGCACCTGCGCGACTTTCCGCTCGACCGCATCAAGATCGACCGCTCCTTCGTGGCGACGGCGGAGGAGGACCGGCATTCGCGCGTGGTGATCGAGGGCATCACCCAGATCGCGCACCAGCTCGGCATCGCCATTCTGGCCGAGGGGGTGGAGACGCCGAGCCAGCTGGACTTCCTCCGTTCGATCGGCTGCGAGGCGGTGCAGGGGTATCTGATCGGCCGCCCCGTGCGGATGCTGGAAACGGAAAGCGCGCTCGCCCTTTCGGCCTGA
- a CDS encoding ABC transporter substrate-binding protein, translating into MRNWLFGLGGLAVALALPASAGAETFSLWVRSDGSTFMPKLVDAFNKSQGEHKAELQIVPVNELVQKYAVAAAGGTAPDALSLDLIYTPAFASAGQLEDITDLAQSLPYFSQLSKPHVAVGTWQGRIYGLPFSADASVLIWNKKLFREAGLDPEKGPTTWAEIRTDAEKVTALGGERKGFYFSGNCGGCNIFTFTPLIWASGGDIFADDGKRATLDTPQMREALGFYQGMVKDGLVPAGSQTDTGANFFAAFASGNIGITPSGSFAIGALNQQYPDLEYGVTYLPGKDGGVSSFAGGDNFVVSKGTQKKAGIKAFLDYAYSLDGQTLLARNGSLPVRADVATQALAGLDARYLTAVQAMAKGKTPYSTVFNDLINSANGPWITMLNRAFFGSPDDIEPAVREAQDAMQTIIDTAP; encoded by the coding sequence ATGCGCAATTGGCTCTTCGGCCTCGGCGGACTTGCCGTCGCCCTTGCCCTGCCGGCTTCGGCCGGGGCGGAAACCTTCAGCCTCTGGGTGCGCTCGGACGGCTCGACCTTCATGCCCAAGCTCGTGGACGCCTTCAACAAGAGCCAGGGCGAGCACAAGGCCGAGCTGCAGATCGTGCCGGTCAACGAGCTGGTGCAGAAATACGCCGTGGCTGCGGCGGGAGGCACGGCGCCGGACGCCCTTTCGCTGGACCTCATCTATACGCCGGCCTTCGCCTCGGCCGGGCAGCTCGAGGACATCACCGACCTCGCCCAGTCGCTGCCCTATTTCAGCCAGCTCTCCAAGCCGCATGTCGCGGTCGGCACGTGGCAGGGGCGCATCTACGGCCTGCCCTTCTCGGCCGACGCCTCGGTCCTGATCTGGAACAAGAAGCTCTTCCGCGAAGCCGGGCTCGACCCGGAAAAAGGGCCGACGACCTGGGCCGAGATCCGAACCGACGCCGAGAAGGTGACCGCGCTCGGCGGCGAGCGGAAGGGCTTCTACTTCTCCGGCAATTGCGGCGGCTGCAACATCTTCACCTTCACGCCGCTGATCTGGGCCTCGGGCGGCGACATCTTCGCCGACGACGGCAAGCGCGCCACGCTCGACACGCCGCAGATGCGCGAGGCGCTCGGCTTCTATCAGGGCATGGTCAAGGACGGGCTCGTGCCGGCCGGCTCGCAGACCGACACGGGCGCCAATTTCTTCGCCGCCTTCGCCAGCGGCAATATCGGCATCACGCCCTCCGGCTCCTTCGCCATCGGTGCGCTCAACCAGCAATATCCCGATCTCGAATACGGCGTGACCTACCTGCCGGGCAAGGACGGCGGCGTTTCCTCCTTTGCCGGCGGCGACAATTTCGTGGTCTCCAAGGGCACTCAGAAGAAGGCCGGCATCAAGGCCTTCCTGGACTATGCCTATTCGCTGGACGGGCAGACGCTGCTCGCCCGCAACGGCTCGCTGCCGGTGCGCGCCGATGTGGCGACGCAGGCGCTGGCCGGGCTCGACGCGCGCTATCTCACCGCCGTCCAGGCCATGGCCAAGGGCAAGACGCCCTACAGCACGGTCTTCAACGACCTCATCAACTCCGCCAACGGCCCCTGGATCACGATGCTGAACCGCGCCTTCTTCGGCAGCCCGGACGATATCGAGCCGGCCGTGCGCGAGGCGCAGGACGCGATGCAGACCATCATCGACACCGCGCCCTGA